In Erwinia sp. SLM-02, one genomic interval encodes:
- a CDS encoding YtfJ family protein, with translation MIKIRHLIALTCLLLPLVAGAHNLTQNQRVPPVGIADKGELVYQQDKFSYKNWNSAQLVGKVRVIQHIAGRSSAKEQNAALIEAIKAAKLPHDRYQTTTIVNTDDAIPGTGMFVRSSIESNKKQFPWSQFIIDSNGSVLKAWQLQSGGSAIAVLDKEGKIRFAKDGALTQDEVKQVMTLLQQLLN, from the coding sequence ATGATCAAAATTCGACATCTTATTGCGTTGACCTGCCTGCTGCTGCCGCTGGTCGCGGGGGCGCACAACCTGACTCAGAACCAGCGCGTACCGCCGGTCGGCATCGCCGACAAAGGTGAGCTGGTGTACCAACAGGATAAGTTTAGCTATAAAAACTGGAACAGCGCGCAGCTGGTAGGAAAAGTGCGAGTCATCCAGCATATTGCCGGTCGCTCATCGGCAAAAGAGCAGAATGCCGCGCTGATCGAGGCGATTAAAGCGGCGAAACTGCCTCACGATCGCTACCAGACCACCACCATAGTGAATACCGACGACGCGATCCCCGGCACCGGGATGTTCGTGCGCAGCAGCATCGAGAGCAATAAGAAACAGTTCCCGTGGTCGCAGTTTATTATCGACAGCAACGGCAGCGTGCTGAAGGCATGGCAGCTGCAAAGCGGGGGATCGGCCATCGCCGTGCTGGATAAAGAGGGCAAAATCCGCTTTGCTAAGGACGGCGCGCTGACGCAGGATGAAGTTAAGCAGGTGATGACGCTGCTACAGCAGCTTCTCAATTAA
- the tamA gene encoding autotransporter assembly complex protein TamA, with the protein MPRIHVYCMSCLLIAAPAAEAANVRLQVTGLSGELQKNVRARLSTITNDEVTSDGRFRSRVSVAVKEGLKALGYYEPQIDFELRPAPAKGGRPVLLAKVTPGEPVKIAGETIILRGGARTDSDVQQLVRDGKPKIGSVLNHGKYDKFKSSLSGLALRKGYFDGEYRKSQLGVSVERREAFWDIDYDSGQRYRFGPVTFEGSQIREEYLQNLLPFKQGDYYTSRDLAELNRRLSATGWFNSVVVAPEFDKSRENKILPLHGVVTPRTENTIETGVGYSTDVGPRVKATWKKPWVNDRGHSFSTSANISAPEQQLDFSYKVPLLKSPLEQYYLLQGGLKRTDLNDTKADSTTLAASRYWDSSSGWQRAINLRWSLDHFTQGSVTNTTMLLYPGVSVNRTRSRGGLMPTWGDSQRYSLDVSDTTWGSDVDFAVVQAQNVWIRTLEDKHRFVVRGNLGWIETNDFEKVPPDLRFFAGGDRSIRGYKYKGISPRDDEGKLTGASKLATGSLEYQYNVTGKWWGAVFIDSGEAVNDIKQSNFKTGAGFGVRWQSPVGPIKVDIARPIGDQDDRDIQFYIGLGPEL; encoded by the coding sequence GTGCCACGAATTCATGTCTATTGCATGTCTTGTTTGCTGATCGCCGCACCTGCCGCAGAAGCGGCCAATGTGCGTTTACAGGTAACAGGATTATCCGGGGAATTACAGAAGAACGTCAGGGCACGTTTATCCACGATTACTAATGATGAAGTGACCTCCGACGGGCGCTTCCGTTCGCGCGTTAGCGTCGCGGTCAAAGAAGGTCTGAAGGCGCTGGGATATTATGAGCCGCAGATCGACTTCGAGCTGCGTCCGGCCCCTGCTAAGGGCGGCCGTCCGGTGCTGCTGGCGAAGGTCACGCCCGGCGAACCGGTGAAAATCGCTGGTGAAACCATTATTCTGCGCGGCGGCGCGCGCACCGACAGCGACGTGCAGCAGCTGGTGCGTGACGGAAAACCAAAGATTGGCAGCGTGCTCAATCACGGTAAGTACGACAAATTTAAAAGCTCTCTCTCCGGCCTTGCGCTGCGTAAAGGCTACTTTGACGGTGAGTATCGCAAGAGCCAGCTCGGCGTATCGGTTGAGCGGCGGGAAGCCTTCTGGGATATCGACTACGACAGCGGCCAGCGCTATCGCTTCGGCCCGGTCACCTTTGAAGGTTCGCAAATTCGTGAAGAGTACCTGCAAAACCTGCTGCCGTTTAAGCAGGGCGATTACTACACCTCGCGTGACCTGGCCGAGCTGAACCGCCGCCTGTCCGCAACCGGCTGGTTCAACTCGGTCGTCGTGGCGCCTGAGTTTGATAAAAGCCGTGAAAACAAAATATTACCTCTGCACGGGGTAGTTACTCCGCGCACGGAAAACACCATCGAAACCGGCGTGGGCTACTCGACCGACGTCGGCCCGCGGGTGAAAGCCACCTGGAAAAAACCGTGGGTGAATGACCGGGGGCACAGTTTCTCCACCAGTGCGAATATCTCCGCCCCGGAACAGCAGCTGGATTTCAGTTACAAAGTTCCTTTGCTGAAAAGCCCGCTGGAGCAGTATTACCTGCTGCAGGGCGGCCTGAAACGCACCGATCTTAACGATACCAAAGCCGATTCAACGACGCTGGCGGCTTCGCGCTACTGGGACAGTTCCAGCGGCTGGCAGCGGGCGATTAACCTGCGCTGGAGCCTCGACCACTTTACTCAGGGTAGCGTCACCAACACCACCATGCTGCTCTATCCGGGCGTCAGCGTTAACCGCACCCGTTCACGCGGCGGCTTAATGCCGACCTGGGGCGACTCGCAGCGCTACTCGCTGGACGTATCCGATACTACATGGGGGTCGGACGTTGACTTCGCGGTGGTGCAGGCGCAAAACGTCTGGATCCGCACCCTGGAAGATAAGCATCGCTTCGTCGTGCGCGGCAATCTCGGCTGGATTGAAACCAACGACTTTGAAAAAGTCCCGCCCGATCTGCGCTTCTTCGCCGGTGGCGATCGCAGTATTCGCGGCTACAAGTACAAAGGCATTTCGCCGCGCGATGATGAAGGCAAGCTGACCGGTGCCTCCAAGCTGGCGACCGGATCGCTGGAGTACCAGTACAACGTGACGGGCAAATGGTGGGGCGCGGTGTTTATCGATTCGGGTGAAGCCGTTAACGATATTAAACAGAGCAACTTTAAGACCGGCGCGGGCTTCGGCGTGCGCTGGCAGTCACCGGTGGGGCCGATCAAGGTTGATATTGCCCGCCCAATCGGTGACCAGGACGATCGCGATATTCAGTTTTACATTGGACTGGGGCCTGAACTATGA
- a CDS encoding hemolysin family protein: MLDSLLVILLLIAISSFFSLSEISLAAARKIKLKIMSDEGNINAQRVLKMQETPGMFFTVVQIGLNAVAILGGIVGDAAFSPAFRSLFERMVEPELAERLSFICSFTLVTSLFILFADLFPKRLGMIAPESVALKIINPMRFCLFLFRPLVWFFNGGANIIFRLFKIPLVRKDDITSDDIYAVVEAGALAGVLRKQEHELIENVFELESRTVPSSMTSRENVVWFDLHEDEASLKGKIAQHPHSKFLVCNEDIDHIVGYVDSKELLLRVLGNQSMALNSGLQIRSALIVPDTLTLSEALESFKAAGEDFAVIMNEYALVVGIITLNDVMTTLMGDLVGQGMEEQIVARDENSWLVEGGTPIDDVMRVLDIDEFPQSGNYETIGGFMMFMLRKIPKRTDFVKFHGYKFEVVDIDSYRIDQLLVTRIDARPAAPVLPRAPEAGAEE; encoded by the coding sequence ATGTTAGACAGCTTGCTTGTCATTTTACTGCTGATTGCGATCAGCTCATTCTTCTCTCTTTCAGAAATCTCTCTGGCAGCCGCCCGTAAAATCAAACTGAAAATCATGTCGGATGAAGGCAACATCAACGCCCAGCGCGTGCTGAAAATGCAGGAAACGCCGGGGATGTTCTTTACCGTCGTGCAGATCGGCCTGAATGCCGTGGCGATCCTCGGCGGTATTGTCGGTGATGCGGCGTTCTCTCCGGCCTTCCGTTCCCTGTTTGAACGGATGGTGGAGCCTGAGCTGGCGGAGCGCCTCAGCTTCATCTGTTCCTTCACCCTGGTCACCAGCCTGTTTATTCTGTTTGCTGACCTGTTCCCGAAACGTCTGGGAATGATTGCGCCGGAAAGCGTGGCGCTGAAAATCATCAATCCGATGCGTTTCTGCCTGTTTCTGTTCCGCCCGCTGGTGTGGTTCTTCAACGGCGGGGCCAATATTATCTTCCGCCTGTTTAAGATCCCGCTGGTGCGCAAAGACGACATCACCTCGGACGATATCTACGCGGTGGTGGAAGCCGGCGCGCTGGCCGGCGTGCTGCGTAAGCAGGAGCACGAGCTGATTGAAAACGTGTTTGAGCTGGAATCGCGTACCGTGCCGTCGTCGATGACCTCGCGTGAAAACGTTGTCTGGTTCGATCTGCACGAGGATGAGGCCAGCCTGAAAGGGAAAATCGCTCAGCATCCGCATTCCAAGTTCCTGGTCTGTAATGAAGATATCGACCATATCGTCGGCTATGTTGACTCCAAAGAGCTGCTGCTGCGCGTGCTGGGCAATCAGAGTATGGCCCTGAACAGCGGCCTGCAGATTCGTTCGGCGCTGATTGTGCCGGATACGCTGACGCTCTCTGAAGCGCTGGAAAGCTTTAAGGCCGCCGGTGAAGACTTCGCGGTGATCATGAACGAGTATGCGCTGGTGGTGGGGATTATTACGCTGAATGACGTGATGACCACGCTGATGGGCGACCTGGTCGGTCAGGGCATGGAAGAGCAGATTGTGGCCCGCGACGAGAATTCGTGGCTGGTGGAAGGCGGGACGCCGATTGATGATGTGATGCGCGTGCTGGACATCGATGAGTTCCCACAGTCCGGCAACTACGAGACGATTGGCGGCTTTATGATGTTTATGCTGCGTAAGATCCCCAAGCGTACCGATTTTGTGAAGTTCCACGGCTATAAGTTCGAGGTGGTGGACATAGACAGCTATCGCATCGATCAGCTGCTGGTGACCCGAATTGATGCTCGTCCGGCGGCACCGGTGTTGCCGCGTGCGCCGGAAGCGGGTGCCGAAGAATAA
- the cysQ gene encoding 3'(2'),5'-bisphosphate nucleotidase CysQ — MLEQICQLAREAGDAIMQVYDAPTPVDVARKSDDSPVTAADIAAHKIIVAGLQALSPQIPVLSEEDPADWQTRQGWKTYWLVDPLDGTKEFIKRNGEFTVNIALIEDGKPVLGVVYAPVLKVMYSAADGKAWKEQGGHKEQIQVREAHPPLVVISRSHAKSDLELKEYLEQMGEHQTTAIGSSLKFCLVAEGEAQLYPRFGPTNIWDTGAGHAVALAAGAHVNDWQGKTLDYTPRESFLNPGFRVSIF, encoded by the coding sequence GTGTTAGAACAAATTTGCCAGCTGGCACGCGAAGCAGGTGATGCCATTATGCAGGTGTATGATGCGCCGACGCCGGTGGATGTCGCCCGCAAATCCGATGATTCTCCGGTTACAGCGGCGGATATTGCCGCGCATAAAATTATTGTTGCCGGTCTACAGGCGCTGTCCCCGCAGATCCCGGTGCTGTCAGAAGAAGATCCGGCTGACTGGCAGACCCGCCAGGGCTGGAAGACCTACTGGCTGGTCGATCCGCTGGATGGTACGAAAGAGTTTATTAAGCGCAACGGTGAGTTTACCGTCAATATCGCCCTGATCGAAGACGGCAAGCCGGTGCTGGGCGTGGTGTATGCCCCGGTGCTGAAAGTGATGTATTCCGCCGCCGACGGTAAAGCGTGGAAGGAGCAGGGCGGCCATAAAGAGCAGATTCAGGTCCGCGAAGCCCATCCACCGCTGGTGGTGATTAGCCGCTCCCACGCCAAATCCGATCTGGAACTGAAAGAATATCTTGAACAGATGGGCGAACATCAGACCACGGCCATCGGCTCGTCGCTGAAGTTCTGCCTGGTGGCAGAGGGCGAGGCGCAGCTTTATCCACGCTTTGGGCCGACCAATATCTGGGACACCGGCGCAGGCCATGCGGTTGCGCTGGCAGCGGGGGCACACGTCAACGACTGGCAGGGGAAAACGCTGGACTACACGCCGCGCGAATCTTTCCTCAATCCGGGCTTCCGCGTCTCGATTTTTTAA
- a CDS encoding DUF1107 domain-containing protein, translating into MKIFQRYNPLQVAKYVKTLFRGRLYIKDVGAFEFDKGKILLPRVKDKQHFSVMSEVNRQVLRLQSEFN; encoded by the coding sequence ATGAAAATATTCCAACGCTATAACCCACTTCAGGTCGCCAAGTACGTTAAGACTCTGTTTCGTGGTCGGTTGTATATTAAGGATGTTGGCGCGTTTGAGTTCGATAAGGGAAAAATCCTGCTCCCACGCGTGAAGGATAAGCAGCATTTTAGTGTGATGTCAGAAGTGAACCGCCAGGTTTTGCGCCTCCAGTCAGAGTTCAACTGA